TAAAAGCCCAGGAATTTTCGTAATTTTACAAGATCTCAAGTTTTTGAAGGGTGAGAAATGACTGCGAAGAAGAAGACTCCCTTGGAGCGGGATCTCCTTGTCAAAATGTACAAGGACATGGCCCTGTTCCGCAGATTTGAGGAGCGTGTAGGTCTGGCCTACACCAAGCAGAAGTTTTCCGGCTTCTGTCACCTTCACATCGGCCAGGAAGCACTGGCTGTTGGGGTGCAGAGTGCTCTCCGTGACACTGATTACATGCTCAGCGGCTATCGCTCCCACACGCAGGCTATTGGCAAAGGCATCTCGCCTGAGGCGGTGATGGCTGAACTCTTCGGCAAGGTCGATGGGTGCTGCCGTGGCAAAGGCGGTTCGATGCACATGTTCAGCAAGGAACATCGTTTCCTTGGCGGTCACGGCATCGTCGGTGGACAGACACCGATTGCGGCAGGCGTGGGTTTCTCCATTCGCTACCGCAACGAAGACGATATCTGCGTGTGCTACATGGGTGACGCCGCGACCAACCAGGGTCAGTTTTTCGAAGCGATGAACATGGCGGCGACCTGGGATCTGCCCGTGCTCTTCATCATTGAAAACAACAAGTACGGCATGGGCACCGACATCCGTCGCACCACTTCGGTGGATGCGCTCTGGAAGCGGGCTCTTGCCTTTGATATGGCTCATTCCGATGTCGATGGCATGAACGTCGTGACGGTTCACGAGCATGTGAAAGCCATCGTCGATCAGATGCGCAAGGATCATAAGCCTTATCTCCTTGAGGCCCTCACCTACCGCTATCGCGGTCATTCGGTGTCGGATCCCGGAACTTACCGGACCAAAGAGGAAGTGGAAGATTATCAGAAGAACCGCGATCCCATCATGCAGCTTGAACGCTTCATGAGCGAGCAGAAGCTGGCGACGGAAGCTGAGTTCAAGGCCTGGGATAACGAGGCCAAGGAACGCGTGAAGGCAGCGGAGGAATTCGCTGACAATTCACCGAATCCGCCGGTTGAAGAGCTGTGGGACCATGTTTTGGTTCCTTGATGAGGGGAAGAAGGAGATCATTCGATGGCAGTTTTAACATTTCGTGAAGCCCTGGGTCAGGCGATGGCCGAAGAGATGGAACGCGATCCTAACGTGTTCCTGATGGGCGAAGAAGTTGGTCTTTATAATGGTGCGTACAAGGTTTCGAAGGGTCTTTTGGACCGCTTCGGGCCGCGTCGCGTGTGGGATTCTCCTATTTCTGAACTTGGCTTTGCCGGTTTGGGAGTGGGCGCGGCGATGACCGGCACACGGCCGATCATTGAATTCATGACCTGGAACTTCGGTATCCAGGCTTTGGATCAGATCGTGAACCACGCGGCGAAGATGCTTTATATGTCCGGTGGACAATTCAATGTGCCCATCGTGTTCCGCGGTCCCAACGGTGCCGCGCACATGCTTGCGGCGCAGCATAGCCAGGCTTATGAGCCCATGCTCACCAATATCCCTGGTTTGAAGGTCGTCACGTGTTCGACGCCTTATGATGGCAAGGGTCTTTTGAAAGCCGCGATCCGGGATAACAACCCTGTGCTGTTCCTGGAAAGCGAGATGATGTACGGCATGAAGGGCGAAGTGCCGGACGAGGAATATATCATTCCTTTGGGCGTTGGCGACATCAAGCGTGAAGGCACGGATGTGACGCTGATCGCCTGGAACAAGATTCTGCACAAAACCATGGAAGCCGCCGAAGCTTTGGCCAAGGAAGGTATTTCCGCCGAGGTTTTGGATCCGCGTACGCTCCAGCCTTTGGATGAAGACTTGATCTTCGCATCGGTGCGGAAGACCCATCGACTTGTGATCGTTGAGGAAGCGTGGAGCTTTGGTTCGGTCGGCTCGCAGATTGCCGATCGCGTGCAGAAGGAATGCTTCGATGAACTCGACGCACCCATCGGCCGGGTTACCAACGAATTTGTTCCCATGCCTTACAACGAGGCTCAGGAGGAGCGCACAGTTCCTTCCGTGGAACGTATTGTGGCAGCGGTGAAAGAAGCCCTTTACCTTTAAAACGCAGCAGGAAGTGTTATGGCAGAAGTCATAGAAATGCCCAAGCTCAGCGACACCATGGAAGAAGGTGGGATCGCGGCCTGGTTGAAAAAAGAAGGTGATTTCGTCAAGGAAGGCGAAGCTTTTGTCGAGATCGAAACCGACAAGGCGACGATGGAATATAATTCCCCTTTTGAAGGGACGCTTTTAAAGATTCTCGTGCCTGCGGGCAAGGCCTGCGCTTTGAATGAGCCGATCTGTGTGATCGGTGAGAAGGGCGAGAACGTTGACCTTGGAAAACTCGGCGGTAAAGGCAAGGCCGAGGCTCCGAAAGCGGAAGCGCCGAAACCAG
This is a stretch of genomic DNA from Oligoflexus sp.. It encodes these proteins:
- the pdhA gene encoding pyruvate dehydrogenase (acetyl-transferring) E1 component subunit alpha; the encoded protein is MTAKKKTPLERDLLVKMYKDMALFRRFEERVGLAYTKQKFSGFCHLHIGQEALAVGVQSALRDTDYMLSGYRSHTQAIGKGISPEAVMAELFGKVDGCCRGKGGSMHMFSKEHRFLGGHGIVGGQTPIAAGVGFSIRYRNEDDICVCYMGDAATNQGQFFEAMNMAATWDLPVLFIIENNKYGMGTDIRRTTSVDALWKRALAFDMAHSDVDGMNVVTVHEHVKAIVDQMRKDHKPYLLEALTYRYRGHSVSDPGTYRTKEEVEDYQKNRDPIMQLERFMSEQKLATEAEFKAWDNEAKERVKAAEEFADNSPNPPVEELWDHVLVP
- a CDS encoding pyruvate dehydrogenase complex E1 component subunit beta, which codes for MAVLTFREALGQAMAEEMERDPNVFLMGEEVGLYNGAYKVSKGLLDRFGPRRVWDSPISELGFAGLGVGAAMTGTRPIIEFMTWNFGIQALDQIVNHAAKMLYMSGGQFNVPIVFRGPNGAAHMLAAQHSQAYEPMLTNIPGLKVVTCSTPYDGKGLLKAAIRDNNPVLFLESEMMYGMKGEVPDEEYIIPLGVGDIKREGTDVTLIAWNKILHKTMEAAEALAKEGISAEVLDPRTLQPLDEDLIFASVRKTHRLVIVEEAWSFGSVGSQIADRVQKECFDELDAPIGRVTNEFVPMPYNEAQEERTVPSVERIVAAVKEALYL